From a region of the Neobacillus niacini genome:
- a CDS encoding amino acid ABC transporter ATP-binding protein: MISIQGLYKQFGKLEVLKGIDLEVEKGNVVVIIGPSGSGKTTMLRCLNVLETPTKGIISIEGNTLDFSGTVPKKNIASFRRLTGMVFQSYNLFPHKTALENVMEGPVIVKNENKDHARKKAQALLEKVGLGDKIDFYPAQLSGGQQQRVGIARALAMEPKVMLFDEPTSALDPELVGEVLKVMKDLVNEGMTMIVVTHEMRFAREAADEVIFMDQGVVVERNKPEIIFTNPKEDRTRKFLNMIQ; this comes from the coding sequence ATGATTTCCATTCAAGGATTGTATAAGCAATTCGGTAAGTTAGAGGTTCTAAAAGGGATAGACTTAGAGGTGGAAAAAGGGAATGTAGTAGTTATTATTGGGCCTTCTGGCTCTGGGAAAACCACCATGCTTCGCTGCTTAAATGTATTAGAAACACCAACTAAAGGTATCATTTCGATTGAGGGAAACACTCTTGATTTCTCAGGCACTGTACCGAAAAAAAACATTGCCTCCTTTCGTCGCTTAACAGGAATGGTTTTTCAAAGCTATAACTTATTCCCTCATAAAACCGCTCTAGAAAATGTGATGGAGGGACCGGTAATTGTAAAAAATGAGAATAAAGATCATGCCCGAAAAAAGGCGCAAGCCTTATTAGAAAAAGTGGGGCTGGGAGATAAAATAGATTTTTACCCTGCACAGCTCTCAGGCGGCCAGCAGCAAAGGGTGGGCATAGCCAGGGCGTTAGCAATGGAGCCAAAAGTAATGCTATTTGATGAACCGACGTCAGCTCTCGATCCTGAGTTAGTGGGTGAGGTTTTAAAAGTGATGAAGGACCTCGTAAACGAAGGGATGACAATGATTGTCGTTACACACGAAATGCGCTTCGCAAGAGAGGCTGCAGATGAGGTTATTTTTATGGATCAAGGTGTCGTGGTAGAAAGGAACAAACCGGAAATTATCTTTACCAATCCAAAAGAAGACCGAACAAGGAAGTTCTTAAATATGATTCAGTAA
- a CDS encoding flotillin family protein: MELGFWIVIGIVAFILIALIGVFITKYRTAGPDEALIVTGSFLGNGNVHVDESGNKIKIIRGGGSFILPVFQQAKPLSLLSSKLEVTTPEVYTEQGVPVMADGVAIIKIGGSISEIATAAEQFLGKAKEDRENEAREVLEGHLRSILGSMTVEEIYKNRDKFSQEVQRVASQDLAKMGLVIVSFTIRDVRDKNGYLESLGKPRIAQVKRDADIATAEADKETRIKKAEAAKEAKRSELERATEIAEAEKVNQLKVAEFRREQDSAKARADMAYELESARAKQEVTEQEMQVKIIERQKQIELEEKEILRRERQYDSEVKKKADADRYSVEQAAAANKAKQIADAEANKYRIEAMAKAEAERVRLDGLSKAEAQKAQGTAEAEIIRLKGLAEAEAKEKIAEAFEQFGQAAILDMIIKMLPEYAKQVASPLANIDKITVVDTGGSGENGGANKITGYATNLMATLQESLKASSGIDVKELIENYSGKGNVKRSIEELTDTMKKAE, translated from the coding sequence ATGGAATTAGGTTTTTGGATTGTTATAGGGATTGTTGCATTTATTTTAATCGCTCTAATTGGTGTTTTTATTACGAAGTATCGGACAGCTGGACCAGATGAAGCACTGATTGTTACTGGTAGTTTCTTAGGAAATGGAAATGTTCATGTAGATGAATCAGGGAATAAAATCAAAATCATCCGCGGTGGAGGCAGCTTCATTTTACCAGTGTTCCAACAAGCAAAGCCGCTAAGCTTGCTATCTAGTAAGCTAGAGGTAACGACACCTGAAGTATATACAGAGCAAGGTGTACCAGTTATGGCGGATGGTGTTGCCATTATTAAAATTGGCGGATCCATTAGTGAAATTGCCACTGCAGCAGAACAGTTTCTTGGTAAAGCGAAAGAGGACCGCGAAAATGAAGCAAGGGAAGTTCTAGAAGGTCATTTACGATCGATACTCGGTTCGATGACAGTAGAGGAAATATATAAAAACCGTGATAAATTCTCGCAAGAAGTTCAACGGGTTGCCTCTCAGGACCTGGCGAAAATGGGTTTAGTTATTGTTTCCTTTACGATTAGGGATGTTCGTGATAAAAACGGATACCTGGAGTCCCTTGGTAAACCGCGTATTGCCCAAGTGAAACGGGATGCAGATATTGCTACAGCAGAAGCAGACAAAGAAACAAGAATTAAAAAAGCCGAAGCGGCAAAAGAAGCCAAGCGTTCTGAATTAGAACGGGCAACTGAAATTGCTGAGGCGGAGAAAGTGAATCAGCTGAAGGTTGCCGAATTCCGTCGTGAACAAGATAGTGCGAAAGCACGGGCTGACATGGCATATGAATTGGAAAGTGCAAGGGCGAAGCAGGAAGTAACCGAGCAGGAAATGCAAGTTAAAATTATCGAAAGACAAAAGCAGATTGAACTTGAAGAAAAAGAAATTCTGCGCCGTGAACGTCAGTACGATTCTGAAGTAAAGAAAAAAGCCGATGCGGACAGATACTCCGTTGAGCAGGCAGCAGCAGCAAACAAAGCAAAACAAATTGCTGATGCAGAAGCGAACAAGTACCGTATTGAAGCCATGGCAAAAGCGGAAGCAGAACGGGTTCGCTTAGATGGTTTGTCCAAAGCGGAAGCACAAAAGGCCCAAGGTACAGCCGAGGCAGAAATCATTCGTCTGAAAGGGTTAGCAGAAGCGGAAGCGAAGGAAAAGATTGCAGAAGCGTTCGAGCAATTTGGTCAAGCGGCAATCTTAGATATGATTATCAAAATGCTTCCTGAATATGCGAAGCAGGTAGCAAGCCCGCTTGCAAATATTGATAAAATTACCGTAGTAGATACCGGTGGTTCAGGTGAGAATGGCGGAGCCAATAAAATTACCGGCTATGCAACAAATCTCATGGCAACTCTTCAAGAGTCGTTAAAGGCTTCTAGTGGAATTGACGTTAAAGAATTAATTGAGAACTACTCTGGAAAAGGGAATGTAAAGCGAAGTATTGAAGAACTGACAGACACTATGAAAAAAGCAGAATAA
- a CDS encoding response regulator transcription factor → MKILLVDDEKRIIEVLEAYLEREGYEIHCADNGIDALKKAKTINPDLIILDLMLPDISGEEVCRLVRKESDVPILMLTAKSAEDDRINGIVMGADDYLTKPFSPREVVVRVQAILRRVKKTEKVERIEFNHKQLAIDLSKKEVTVKGQDVILTPIEYKLLTNMALNPGRVYSRMDLLEKIQDEGMYYEGYERSVDTHIKNLRKKIELDSRQPTFILTVFGMGYKFGGVLDVSNTAV, encoded by the coding sequence ATGAAAATACTGCTCGTTGATGATGAAAAAAGAATTATAGAAGTCCTCGAAGCCTATCTCGAGAGAGAAGGCTATGAAATTCATTGTGCGGATAACGGAATTGATGCTTTGAAAAAGGCGAAAACAATAAATCCAGATTTGATTATATTAGATTTAATGCTTCCGGATATATCTGGCGAAGAGGTATGCCGGTTAGTTAGAAAGGAATCAGATGTTCCAATCCTAATGCTGACAGCAAAATCCGCGGAAGATGATCGCATTAACGGGATTGTTATGGGTGCAGATGATTATTTAACGAAGCCGTTTAGCCCGCGGGAAGTGGTTGTACGGGTCCAAGCTATTCTAAGAAGAGTAAAGAAAACAGAAAAAGTAGAACGAATTGAGTTTAATCATAAACAACTGGCAATTGACCTAAGTAAAAAGGAAGTAACCGTTAAAGGGCAGGATGTTATTTTGACGCCGATTGAATATAAGCTGCTAACCAATATGGCACTTAATCCGGGAAGGGTATACAGCCGGATGGACTTACTCGAAAAAATTCAGGATGAAGGAATGTATTACGAAGGCTACGAGCGCAGTGTCGATACACATATCAAAAATCTTCGAAAAAAAATCGAATTAGATTCAAGACAGCCAACGTTTATCCTGACCGTATTTGGCATGGGTTATAAATTTGGAGGGGTACTAGATGTTTCAAACACTGCGGTCTAG
- a CDS encoding ATP-binding protein: MFQTLRSRILFYLLLSSMIGILFVSFFMQWGFEESFTKYLDRNREKKIDRIITEIEKGYQKNGHFTRDPVFGFLHEHAMTDQLYFDLYDNRGQLQMGTSNIVGYLNSLGLTEPEPNDEEWHSASYTLRANNKVIGKLVVIYPIGLIDDEYNFLQTIQLYIYAAVCLTILLSILFSMLFSKKLISGLNKVSFAANELQQHNLSIRIPLTGLPTEVKQLAISFNNLAESLAKGEMLRKQFTGDLAHELRTPLATLRSQIEAYQDGIWEPTPARLQSSHEELMRLVRLVNELEKLLAAENPQIKLEKVEVEAGGVLAALWEMFVPLFKQKGVHLHIEEPDQELIFPADKDRLMQILSNVLNNALKYTPEGKNVTISILTEKEGCVGFKIEDEGSGMAEDDIPHIFERFYRGDKSRDRKTGGAGIGLSIVKALMEAHKGMIIVKSRINKGTSIILWFPVEDD, from the coding sequence ATGTTTCAAACACTGCGGTCTAGAATTCTCTTTTATTTATTACTAAGCTCGATGATCGGGATCCTCTTTGTCAGCTTTTTTATGCAGTGGGGATTTGAGGAGAGCTTTACGAAATATCTAGATCGTAACAGAGAAAAAAAGATTGATAGAATCATTACAGAGATTGAAAAGGGCTATCAGAAAAATGGCCATTTTACGAGAGATCCAGTTTTTGGCTTTCTCCATGAGCATGCGATGACTGATCAGCTTTACTTCGATTTGTATGATAACCGTGGTCAACTGCAAATGGGGACCTCTAATATTGTAGGCTATTTAAACAGTCTTGGGTTGACCGAACCGGAACCCAATGATGAGGAGTGGCATTCTGCTTCCTATACGCTGAGAGCAAATAATAAAGTGATTGGTAAATTAGTAGTCATTTACCCAATAGGCTTAATTGATGATGAGTATAATTTTTTACAAACGATTCAGTTATACATTTATGCGGCCGTTTGTTTGACGATACTGTTATCGATTCTATTTAGTATGTTATTTTCAAAAAAATTAATCTCTGGATTAAATAAAGTTTCCTTTGCCGCAAATGAGCTCCAGCAGCATAATCTTTCTATCCGAATTCCTCTGACTGGGTTACCTACAGAGGTAAAGCAGCTAGCGATTTCCTTTAATAATCTAGCAGAATCATTGGCAAAGGGGGAAATGTTAAGAAAACAATTTACGGGTGATTTAGCCCATGAACTCCGGACACCACTGGCTACTTTAAGAAGTCAAATTGAAGCCTACCAGGATGGAATATGGGAGCCCACACCAGCACGATTACAATCCAGTCATGAAGAGCTGATGCGACTAGTAAGGCTAGTGAATGAACTTGAAAAGCTGCTTGCTGCCGAAAATCCACAAATTAAATTGGAAAAAGTAGAAGTAGAGGCTGGCGGTGTACTAGCCGCATTATGGGAAATGTTTGTACCACTGTTTAAGCAGAAGGGTGTGCATCTTCATATCGAAGAGCCTGATCAAGAGCTCATTTTCCCAGCTGATAAAGACCGCTTAATGCAAATTCTCTCTAATGTACTAAACAATGCCCTAAAGTATACGCCAGAAGGAAAGAATGTAACGATATCTATATTAACTGAAAAAGAAGGATGCGTTGGTTTTAAAATAGAGGATGAAGGTTCTGGTATGGCGGAGGATGATATTCCCCATATTTTTGAACGCTTTTACCGTGGTGATAAGTCGCGTGATCGAAAAACAGGAGGCGCTGGAATTGGCCTTTCGATTGTGAAAGCCTTAATGGAAGCTCATAAAGGAATGATTATAGTAAAAAGCCGAATTAATAAGGGTACAAGCATCATTTTATGGTTTCCGGTAGAAGATGATTAA
- a CDS encoding ABC transporter ATP-binding protein, which produces MNPLIELKNITYQAHNRNILSIPDFQIQDGDFVGIIGPNGAGKSTLLKVMALLDSPNRGEILYRGQEIANGIPSLDLRRKFSVALQQSLLLEGTVFQNIAIGLKLRKVPKSVIKERVNVWMEQFQISHLAKKNAHFLSGGEAQRVNLARAMIVEPEILFLDEPFSALDFPTKIKLMDDFKAIINSAETTTVFVSHDLMEINYLTNHLAIIVNGEVKQYGPTQRVLEHPNSATSPFLNEWKKFYPMSFKQEKPLSLMR; this is translated from the coding sequence ATGAATCCATTGATTGAGCTTAAAAACATTACCTATCAAGCCCATAATAGAAACATCCTCTCCATCCCTGATTTTCAGATTCAAGATGGTGATTTCGTTGGAATCATAGGGCCAAATGGTGCAGGGAAAAGTACATTGCTAAAAGTAATGGCTTTGCTTGACAGCCCAAATCGTGGTGAAATTCTCTACCGCGGGCAGGAAATAGCTAATGGAATACCCTCCCTTGACCTGCGGAGAAAATTCTCAGTTGCCTTGCAGCAATCACTACTTTTAGAAGGTACTGTTTTTCAAAATATTGCGATTGGCTTAAAGCTAAGAAAAGTACCAAAATCAGTAATCAAAGAGAGAGTAAATGTTTGGATGGAGCAGTTTCAAATCAGCCATCTTGCGAAAAAAAATGCCCATTTCCTTTCAGGCGGTGAGGCACAACGGGTCAACCTCGCACGTGCCATGATTGTTGAACCAGAAATTCTTTTTCTTGATGAACCCTTTTCGGCATTGGACTTTCCAACCAAAATAAAATTGATGGATGATTTTAAAGCGATTATCAATAGTGCGGAAACGACCACCGTTTTCGTAAGTCATGATTTGATGGAAATCAATTATCTAACGAATCACCTTGCAATTATTGTGAATGGTGAAGTAAAGCAATATGGACCTACTCAAAGGGTTTTAGAACATCCCAATTCGGCCACTTCTCCCTTTCTTAATGAATGGAAGAAGTTTTATCCAATGAGCTTCAAACAGGAAAAGCCGCTATCCCTAATGAGATAG
- a CDS encoding ABC transporter permease yields the protein MELIIDGFRKAIEMILTGDREIFEITWLTLRVCFMAIFISSLIGLPLGMLLGLTRFKGRKIILTFINIGMGLPPVVAGLWISMLLWRSGPLGHLQLLYSPTAIVMAQVLVSLPIVTGLTSSAFQQINEKMLLQIKALGATKIQTILILLKQTKIAIVASVMAGFGRVIAEVGAAMMVGGNIQGDTRILTTSIVMEVSKGNFDVALAISFILLTVALLITAALTLLQQRKRVS from the coding sequence ATGGAACTGATTATTGATGGCTTCAGAAAAGCGATAGAGATGATTCTCACTGGCGATCGAGAGATTTTCGAAATCACTTGGCTGACTCTAAGAGTTTGTTTTATGGCCATCTTTATTAGTTCCCTTATTGGTTTGCCTCTTGGGATGTTACTTGGGCTGACCCGATTTAAAGGCAGAAAAATCATCCTTACATTCATCAATATCGGTATGGGGCTTCCCCCCGTGGTGGCCGGATTATGGATTTCCATGCTTTTATGGCGCTCTGGTCCTCTTGGTCATTTACAGTTGCTGTATTCCCCAACAGCAATCGTCATGGCACAAGTGCTGGTTTCATTACCAATCGTAACAGGTTTAACGAGCTCCGCCTTTCAACAAATCAATGAAAAAATGCTTTTACAAATAAAAGCTTTGGGTGCAACCAAGATACAAACCATCCTGATTCTCTTAAAACAAACCAAAATTGCCATTGTCGCAAGCGTAATGGCAGGATTCGGCCGGGTAATCGCTGAGGTTGGTGCTGCAATGATGGTAGGTGGAAATATTCAAGGCGATACGCGTATTTTAACCACTTCGATTGTAATGGAAGTTTCAAAGGGAAATTTCGATGTAGCCCTTGCGATTTCCTTCATATTATTGACGGTTGCTTTATTGATAACAGCGGCCTTAACACTTCTGCAGCAAAGGAAGCGAGTATCATGA
- a CDS encoding substrate-binding domain-containing protein codes for MLSKRLLATLFVFMLLFLAACGTTNTDQADAKEKKAEPTDLILATTTSTQDSGLLNVLLPIFEEENNVKVKTIAVGTGQALEMGTKGEADVLLVHAPKSEEELVTSGDAINRKRVMYNDFILVGPKDNPASVNGEDINAAFKTISESKANFVTRGDDSGTHKKELGIWTAVNIQPAGDTYISTGQGMGASLQIANEKNGYILTDRATWLAQEKNLTNLQIVVEGGKDLKNIYHVMQVNPEKHDMVNSKDAEKFVDFMVSSETQDVIESFGKKDYGQSLFFKYTE; via the coding sequence ATGTTAAGTAAACGTTTGCTTGCTACACTATTTGTATTCATGCTCCTTTTCCTAGCAGCTTGTGGTACTACCAACACTGACCAAGCTGATGCAAAAGAGAAAAAGGCAGAACCAACTGATTTAATTTTAGCGACTACTACTAGTACACAGGACAGCGGCTTATTAAATGTTTTACTTCCAATCTTTGAAGAAGAAAACAATGTAAAAGTAAAAACAATTGCAGTTGGTACAGGACAAGCATTAGAAATGGGCACAAAAGGTGAAGCTGATGTCCTTTTAGTTCATGCTCCTAAATCGGAGGAAGAACTAGTTACAAGCGGTGACGCAATTAATCGTAAACGAGTGATGTACAATGATTTTATTTTAGTCGGGCCCAAAGATAACCCAGCGAGTGTAAACGGCGAGGACATTAACGCAGCATTCAAAACAATCTCTGAGAGTAAAGCCAATTTTGTAACTCGTGGCGATGATTCTGGTACACATAAAAAAGAACTAGGAATATGGACAGCAGTGAATATCCAGCCTGCTGGCGACACTTATATTTCAACTGGTCAAGGTATGGGTGCTTCATTACAAATTGCTAATGAGAAGAATGGTTATATTTTGACTGACCGTGCCACATGGTTAGCACAAGAAAAGAATTTAACAAATCTCCAAATCGTTGTTGAGGGCGGCAAAGACTTAAAGAATATTTACCATGTAATGCAGGTAAATCCGGAAAAACACGATATGGTTAACAGTAAGGACGCCGAAAAATTTGTAGACTTTATGGTTAGTAGTGAAACTCAGGATGTTATTGAAAGCTTTGGTAAGAAAGATTACGGACAATCATTATTCTTTAAATACACTGAATAG
- a CDS encoding helix-turn-helix transcriptional regulator has product MDGKAYTPDEVAQLFQISKHTVYELIKRGELQAFKVGNKMRIEQSEIERYKESTKAPVKKIQVEQMDTHASLPIRLSGSHDFLVEHFVKQTSKDLQQQIQPTYIGSLEGLMMLYRGQSDIAAIHLLDPASQEYNLPFIHQLFVHESISVVRFVSREQGFIVGKGNPKGIYDFNDLVQKNVQFVNRQKGAGTRFLFDSMLSKNGIAPTEINGYSTEEWNHLSTASYISRGMADVAFGIQSAASHLGLDFIPVAKEQFDLVFRFTNENKQKLTDLIHYLQSPGFKSSLTDLEGYDIQDLGTIIYQTSKLEETKC; this is encoded by the coding sequence ATGGATGGAAAGGCTTACACACCTGATGAGGTGGCTCAACTATTCCAAATCTCAAAACATACGGTTTATGAACTGATTAAGCGAGGTGAATTACAAGCCTTTAAGGTCGGCAACAAAATGAGAATCGAGCAGTCAGAGATTGAAAGATATAAAGAAAGTACAAAAGCCCCTGTGAAAAAAATACAGGTTGAGCAGATGGATACACATGCTTCATTACCAATCCGGCTATCCGGCAGTCATGACTTTCTTGTAGAGCATTTTGTAAAACAAACCTCAAAAGATTTACAGCAGCAAATCCAGCCCACTTACATAGGCAGTCTTGAAGGATTGATGATGCTGTACCGTGGTCAATCAGATATCGCAGCAATCCATCTCTTAGATCCGGCTTCACAGGAATACAATTTACCTTTTATTCATCAGCTCTTTGTACATGAGTCTATCTCGGTTGTTCGATTTGTCTCAAGGGAGCAAGGCTTTATCGTAGGAAAGGGAAATCCAAAAGGTATCTATGACTTTAATGACCTGGTTCAAAAAAATGTTCAGTTTGTTAATCGTCAAAAAGGCGCTGGGACTAGATTTCTTTTTGATTCAATGCTGTCAAAGAACGGGATTGCCCCCACAGAAATAAATGGTTATTCAACGGAAGAATGGAACCACTTATCGACAGCCTCTTATATAAGCAGAGGAATGGCAGACGTTGCGTTTGGAATTCAATCTGCCGCAAGCCATTTAGGACTCGATTTCATACCTGTTGCTAAGGAACAGTTTGATCTTGTGTTCCGTTTTACCAATGAAAACAAACAGAAACTTACAGATCTCATACATTATCTTCAGTCCCCTGGATTTAAAAGCAGCTTAACCGATTTAGAAGGATATGATATTCAAGATTTAGGTACTATCATCTATCAAACTAGTAAACTGGAGGAAACAAAATGTTAA
- a CDS encoding FMN-dependent NADH-azoreductase translates to MAKLLYITVNPKNDIKLSKGMQLGEAFLEEFKQQKPDIEIEHMHLYDMDIPQIDMDLLYARAKLSFMGKTFDELTEGEQIQITAMHALADRFIAADYYVFVTPIWNFGSPAILKAFLDNLFIVNKTFVNTHEGAKGLLTNRKALHIQTRGGIYSTGPMVDFEFGDRFLTKVLGFLGMEVMPTVFAEGMDHFPKQVPEIMAKAKEKVIEAAREMAKETVIV, encoded by the coding sequence ATGGCAAAACTTCTATATATTACCGTTAACCCAAAAAATGATATAAAGCTTTCTAAAGGTATGCAGCTAGGTGAGGCCTTTTTAGAAGAATTTAAACAACAAAAGCCTGATATTGAAATAGAACATATGCATTTATACGATATGGATATCCCGCAAATTGATATGGATTTGTTATATGCACGTGCTAAATTATCCTTCATGGGCAAGACCTTTGATGAATTAACCGAAGGTGAGCAAATACAAATTACTGCTATGCATGCACTGGCTGACCGCTTTATTGCAGCGGATTATTATGTATTTGTAACACCAATTTGGAATTTTGGTTCACCAGCTATTTTAAAAGCTTTCCTGGATAATTTATTTATCGTGAACAAAACATTTGTTAATACACATGAGGGAGCAAAAGGGCTGCTCACAAACCGAAAAGCACTTCATATTCAAACGCGAGGCGGTATTTACTCAACGGGACCAATGGTTGACTTTGAATTCGGTGATCGTTTCTTAACAAAAGTACTTGGCTTCTTAGGAATGGAAGTCATGCCAACGGTGTTCGCTGAAGGGATGGATCACTTTCCAAAGCAAGTACCAGAAATTATGGCAAAGGCAAAAGAAAAAGTCATCGAAGCAGCAAGAGAAATGGCAAAAGAAACAGTTATAGTATAA